GGTTGTACAGCGACGCGGGGGAGAACGGCAACGGCGGCGGGGGAGGTGGCGTCGTCGTCGAAGTCGTAGCCGACGTGGTGGTGGTCGGCTGTCCCGAGGTTGTTGTCGTCGGCGTGGGAGTCGCCACCGGCGGCGGTGCCAGCTGCTGCTGCAGCTGAGCCTGAACGATCGGTGCGACGATCTTCAACGGATCATCGACCCGCCACAGCGGCGCACTTTCTTTGTCGTCCTGCGCAACCGTGTAGAGGATCGGCTTGCGGTAGCTCTGGTCCCAGTTGTAGGCCTTGAACGTCGTCTGCGCGCTGCCGGTGTTTTGGTAGATCTTGAAGACCACGGTCTGCGTGCCGCGCGGGGGAATCGCCGAGGTGTATGCCGTCGGCTTGATGCTCAGCTGATACGGCGTGCTGCGGGCGGTATTGGACTTTGCGGTGTTGAGAAATGCGTCGCGCGTCTTGGCGACGTATTCGGCGATCGGCTTCTGTTCCGGGTAGTTCAGCGGAATGGTGATGTCGGCGCTATACCCGGGGTCCGAGAGGCGGATCTCACACGTGGTGCCGGTGTTATTGCCCTTGAGGTCGGCGCAGTAGTCGTGTGGCGCCGCCCCCGCTACGCCAGAAAAACCGAAGATGGCGGCAGCCGTGGCCAGTACGGACACGCTTACCGAGCGTATGGATAAGTAGGGCACGCCTGCACTCTAACTTCGCAAGGTGAACCAAGTGCCCGGACCGCAGAACTGAGCCACCGAACCGACCTGCGCCTTTGAAGCTCCTGATAATCAGATGGAAGCCCTCTCCGCAGCCTCGTCACCTCGGTACGATCACTGCGTCCTTGGATCTTGAACCCCTACGAGGGAGTGGCCATGACGGGATCACCCGAATCCGGATTCAACGGCAAAATCGCGCTGGACATAAGGGATTCCGAACCGGACTGGACTCCCTACGCCGCACCCACCGCGCCCGAGGGCGCGCCCAACGTCCTGTATCTCGTCTGGGATGACACCGGTATCGCCACCTGGGACTGCTTCGGCGGCCTCGTCCAGATGCCCGCCATGAGCCGCATCGCCGAACGCGGCGTGCGCCTCTCGCAGTTCCACACCACCGCCCTGTGTTCACCCACCCGCGCCTCGCTGCTCACCGGCCGCAACGCCACCACCGTCGGCATGGCCACCATCGAGGAGTTCACCGATGGCTTTCCGAACTGCAGCGGCCGCATCCCCTTCGACACGGCGCTGCTCTCGGAGGTGCTGGCCGAAAAGGGCTGGAACACCTACTGCGTCGGCAAGTGGCACCTGACGCCGCTGGAAGAGGCGAATCTCGGTGCCACCAAGCGGCATTGGCCCCTGAGCAGAGGTTTCGAACGGTTCTACGGATTCATGGGTGGCGAGACCGACCAGTGGTACCCGGACCTGGTCTACGACAACCACCCCGTCGAACCGCCCGCCACCCCCGAAGAGGGCTACCACCTGTCCAAGGACATCGCCGACAAGACCATCGAATTCATCCGCGACGCCAAGGTGATCGCCCCCGACAAGCCCTGGTTCTCCTACGTGTGCCCCGGTGCCGGGCACGCCCCGCACCACGTCTTCAAGGAATGGGCCGACAAGTACGCCGGCACGTTCGACATGGGCTACGAGCTGTACCGCGAAATCGTGCTGGAGAACCAGAAGAAGCTCGGCATCGTCCCATCGGACACCGAATTATCGCCCGTCAACCCGTATCTGGACGTCAAGGGCCCCAACGGTGAGCCCTGGCCGCTGCAAGACACGGTGCGCCCCTGGGACTCGCTCAACGACGAGGAGAAGCGCCTCTTCTCCCGCATGGCCGAGGTGTTCGCCGGCTTCCTGAGCTACACCGACGACCAGATCGGCCGCATCCTGGACTACCTGGAAGAGTCCGGCCAGCTCGACAACACCATCATCGTGGTGATCTCCGATAACGGCGCCAGCGGTGAGGGCGGCCCCAACGGCTCGGTCAACGAGGTCAAGTTCTTCAACGGCTACATCGACACCGTTGAAGAGAGTCTGCGCTTCTACGACAACCTCGGCGGCACCGACACCTACAACCACTATCCCATCGGCTGGGCGATGGCGTTCAACACCCCCTACAAGCTGTACAAGCGCTACGCCTCCCACGAGGGCGGCATCGCCGACACCGCAATCATCAGCTGGCCCAAGGGAATCGCCGCGCATGGCGAGGTCCGCGACACCTACGTCAACGTCTGCGATATCACCCCGACCATCTACGACCTGCTGGGCATCACCCCGCCCGCGGCGGTCAAGGGCATCGCCCAGAAGCCGCTCGACGGCATCAGTTTCACCGCGGCACTGAAAGATCCGAAAGCGGACACCGGCAAGGACACCCAGTTCTACACGATGCTGGGCACCCGCGGCATCTGGCACAACGGCTGGTTCGCCAACACCGTGCACGCCGCGACCCCCTCGGGCTGGTCGCACTTCGACAAGGACCGCTGGGAGCTGTTCCACATCGAGTCCGACCGCAGTCAATGCCACGACCTCGCCAACGAGCATCCGGAGAAGCTCGAAGAGCTCAAACAACTCTGGTTCGCCGAGGCCGACAAATACAACGGCCTGCCCCTGGCCGATCTGAACCTCCTGGAAACCATGACCCGGTGGCGGCCCTACCTGGCGGGGGAGCGCACCTCGTTCACGTACTACCCGAACAGCGCCGAGGTGGGCCTCGGCGCCATGGTAGAGATTCGGGGACAGTCGTTTTCGATCCTCGCCGAGGTCAGCACCGACACCGGAGCCGAGGGCGTCATCTTCAAACAGGGTGGCGCGCACGGCGGGCACGTGCTGTTCATCCAGGACGGCAAGCTGCACTACATCTACAACTTCATGGGGGAGAAGGAGCAGAAGGTCTGCTCCGAGGCTGCGGTGCCGTTGGGTGCGCACGTGCTCGGGGCGCGCTTCGTCAAAACCGGCACCGCCCCGGGCAGCCACACCCCGGTCGGCGATGTCACCCTCTTCGTCGACGAAGACGCCGTCGGCTCACTGGGCGGCGTGCGGATCCATCCCGGCACATTCGGTCTGGCCGGCGCCGGCCTGTCCGTCGGACGCAACAGCGGCTCGGCGGTCTCCTCGCAGTACAAGGCGCCGTACGCCTTCACCGGCGGCACCATCGCGCAGGTGGTCGTCGACATCTCCGGGGAGCCCTACGAAGACCTGGAGAAGAAGCTGGCGATCGCCTTCGCGAAGGATTAGGCGGGCCAGTCGGTGAGCTGTTCCCACTCGCCGAACGGCGGCTTGTGCTCGGCCTTGATCACGATCTGCCCGGTGACCGCCGACCCGGGGTGGTACTCGTCGATCGCGAAACCCCCCTGCCGGTTCTCCGGCGTCGCGCCGTCCCAGATGTAGATGGGGCCGGGCTCGGCATCGACTTCGGCCACCTCGGTACCGCACTCGGCGACGGGCTCGTCGCGCCCCACCCCGGTGTGCTTGCCGTCGGTACGTCGCCAGATGCTCACGATCCGGATGCTACGCGCTGGCGCGCGCGCTGGGCAGCCACAACTTGACGATGTGGTGAACTCCAAGAACGAGTAGGCGTCTACGTAGGCCACCGCGCCCGCGCTGTGTCACCGTGGAGTGGTGATGAAAAGGTTTGGTGCGTTGGTGGTTGCGGCCGCCCTGCTGCTCGTGACGGCCCCGTTGGCCGCCGCCTGGGGCCCGCAGGGGCACAACATCGTGGGGGCGGTCGCCGATGCGAAGCTCACCCCCGCGGCCCGCGCGGAGGTTTCCCGCCTGCTGGCCGGCCAGGCCAACCCAACGCTGGCCGGGGTGGCCAACTGGGCCGACCAGGTGCGCCCCAGCCGACCCGAGACCGCGCCCTGGCATTACGCCGACATCGCCGAGAACAATTGCCAATACGTGCCCGCCATCAATGGCGACAATGGCAATAACGTCATCGAGGCCATTCGTACCCAGAGCGCGATCCTGGGCGACAGATCCAAATCGGATGCCGAACGTCAAGAGGCCCTCAAGTTCGTTGTGCATTTCGTCGGCGATATCCACCAGCCGATGCACGACGGGTACGCGCGCGACCGCGGCGGAAATGACATACCACTCACCTATAACGGCCGGTCGACCAATCTGCATTCGGTGTGGGACAGCGGACTGCTGAACACCCGTGGATTGAACGACGCCCAATACACCCAGGTAATCCAGGGCCTGCCCGCACCGGAGCTGGGCAGTACCGATCCCGTCGACTGGGCGCAGGCCACCTGCCAGATCGCCGTGGGCGCTTACCCCAACACCTCGACCATCGGTGCCGATTACACCAACCAATACCGGCCCATTGCCGAGGCGCAATTACGCCTCGGTGGAGAACGCTTGGCGCGCTTGATCAACGAGACGCTGACCTGACCGTTCGTATCACCACGAATCTCATTTGGCTCCCAACAATCACTGTGCCTTACGATGCCTGATTGTGGTTTAGCGCGTATGCCACATTGGGTAGTCGATTGATCGCTACTCGATCGGTTGATGTTCGCTTGGTGAGGGCGGTAGGTGGGTATCACATATTCGGGTCAGGTTGACGCCGGATCGGAATCGAATCGCCGCAGTAAAGGCGCACGGGTTTACCGGAACAACAACGATATTCTGGAACGGGTGGGGTTGCGGCGTCCCGCGGCACTGGCGAACGCGGTCTTCATCTCCGCCGTCGGGGCGGCGGCAATCTTGCTGGCCTCCACCGGATTATCGAAGGTGCCGCTGCTGTGCATCGGCTTGTCGATCCCGGCGTTCTTCTGGGGAATTCGGTATTCACGGCCCAGGCCGGTGACGTACGCGGAGTCGATCGTGTACGTCCTCTACTGCGATGTGGCGATTCTGACCGGTATCTGCGTGGTGACCACGACGGGTGTCGCGTTCGTGAAGCTGGCGTGGCTGCTGGCGGTCAACGCCTATGT
The nucleotide sequence above comes from Mycobacteroides saopaulense. Encoded proteins:
- a CDS encoding arylsulfatase, with the translated sequence MTGSPESGFNGKIALDIRDSEPDWTPYAAPTAPEGAPNVLYLVWDDTGIATWDCFGGLVQMPAMSRIAERGVRLSQFHTTALCSPTRASLLTGRNATTVGMATIEEFTDGFPNCSGRIPFDTALLSEVLAEKGWNTYCVGKWHLTPLEEANLGATKRHWPLSRGFERFYGFMGGETDQWYPDLVYDNHPVEPPATPEEGYHLSKDIADKTIEFIRDAKVIAPDKPWFSYVCPGAGHAPHHVFKEWADKYAGTFDMGYELYREIVLENQKKLGIVPSDTELSPVNPYLDVKGPNGEPWPLQDTVRPWDSLNDEEKRLFSRMAEVFAGFLSYTDDQIGRILDYLEESGQLDNTIIVVISDNGASGEGGPNGSVNEVKFFNGYIDTVEESLRFYDNLGGTDTYNHYPIGWAMAFNTPYKLYKRYASHEGGIADTAIISWPKGIAAHGEVRDTYVNVCDITPTIYDLLGITPPAAVKGIAQKPLDGISFTAALKDPKADTGKDTQFYTMLGTRGIWHNGWFANTVHAATPSGWSHFDKDRWELFHIESDRSQCHDLANEHPEKLEELKQLWFAEADKYNGLPLADLNLLETMTRWRPYLAGERTSFTYYPNSAEVGLGAMVEIRGQSFSILAEVSTDTGAEGVIFKQGGAHGGHVLFIQDGKLHYIYNFMGEKEQKVCSEAAVPLGAHVLGARFVKTGTAPGSHTPVGDVTLFVDEDAVGSLGGVRIHPGTFGLAGAGLSVGRNSGSAVSSQYKAPYAFTGGTIAQVVVDISGEPYEDLEKKLAIAFAKD
- a CDS encoding RsiV family protein, coding for MPYLSIRSVSVSVLATAAAIFGFSGVAGAAPHDYCADLKGNNTGTTCEIRLSDPGYSADITIPLNYPEQKPIAEYVAKTRDAFLNTAKSNTARSTPYQLSIKPTAYTSAIPPRGTQTVVFKIYQNTGSAQTTFKAYNWDQSYRKPILYTVAQDDKESAPLWRVDDPLKIVAPIVQAQLQQQLAPPPVATPTPTTTTSGQPTTTTSATTSTTTPPPPPPLPFSPASLYNPSNYQNFAVLNDGVMFFFDQGAILPDSYGALQVLVPRSAIDPMIA
- a CDS encoding S1/P1 nuclease; this encodes MKRFGALVVAAALLLVTAPLAAAWGPQGHNIVGAVADAKLTPAARAEVSRLLAGQANPTLAGVANWADQVRPSRPETAPWHYADIAENNCQYVPAINGDNGNNVIEAIRTQSAILGDRSKSDAERQEALKFVVHFVGDIHQPMHDGYARDRGGNDIPLTYNGRSTNLHSVWDSGLLNTRGLNDAQYTQVIQGLPAPELGSTDPVDWAQATCQIAVGAYPNTSTIGADYTNQYRPIAEAQLRLGGERLARLINETLT